From a region of the Cherax quadricarinatus isolate ZL_2023a chromosome 32, ASM3850222v1, whole genome shotgun sequence genome:
- the LOC128690292 gene encoding probable RNA-directed DNA polymerase from transposon X-element isoform X1 → MAGIRGVQAAIIIFIFLLQFHEERNQSWGLEKMNGVTAPWTVKAQQLPSYQKSKCHYRRKVWQHRIPKQKQWHTALIVALLSGDIQINPGPQTIVQRQNRQINDGNNDGLVARNDNLNSICNAYIGQCETIQPLLSQTLPNRCIHCTKVRMKNRKGTLCKMCKGWVHDGCMYNYSNGARIHFVCNKCTLAQLPFSSDDIDLPNFNTNDPLPYIDDYDCFMKTGLHFIHVNARSLLPKLAEIRILANKIRAAVITISESWLDDTVTDDEVKIDGYNIKRLDRNRKGGGVCAYIRNDLAYNPRPDLNNNKLEILWFEVLLPKTKPILVGTSYRPPTQDQFLEDFSRVLSGVENNCETIILGDFNICFQQQNNGLCKRYKQILGLNSYTQLINTPTQITQFSATLIDHILCNRSENISQSGVITTGLSDHFIIYCTRKITRDRIGLHRTIKMRSTRNYSKETLVNRLHNCDWTEITSCTDVNDAWEKFKTMFTTILDNIAPVKEVRIKRRTEPWMNTEILDNMKFRDQLLKRFKANRQDIAALNEFQRVRNRVQRLIKGAKAKHYCSKIEEYKHNPRKLWQQLKQLGYSHKPVDRSNIVLTIDNEVCHETSKVANCFNSYYTSVASTLVSKLPAASNTFNTDSDKFQTYYTNKGVTPNSCQLVSVSHDFIQKELSRLNPTKSTGPDNIPSKFLKDGASELSIPIAHIINLSITTNTVPEGFKEARVTPIFKKNSRSDVSNYRPVSILSIISKILERAVYSQVVKYLNDNNILHSYQSGFRRSYSTDTSLINLMDYLRTEMSKGNLIGMVTLDLQKAFDTVNHNILCNKLQAIGIGSVDWFKSYLSNRRQIVKINKTESEPLPITCGVPQGSILGPLLFLCYVNDMPISVKCKLLLYADDSALLVSGKDPQDIC, encoded by the coding sequence atggcaggcattaggggggtacaggctgccataattatatttatatttcttcttcaattccatgaagaaagaaatcagtcatgggggctggaaaagatgaatggagtaacagcgccctggacagtaaaagcccaacagttgccatcctaccagaaaagtaaatgtcactatcgccgcaaggtatggcaacaccgcatacctaaacaaaaacagtggcacacagctcttattgtagcgctcttaagtggtgatatccaaattaatccaggacctcaaactattgtgcagaggcaaaacagacagataaatgacggcaataatgacggtctagtagctaggaatgataaccttaactccatatgtaatgcatacataggtcaatgtgagacaatacagccattattatctcaaacactaccaaacaggtgcatacactgtactaaagtacgcatgaaaaacagaaaaggcaccttatgtaaaatgtgtaaggggtgggtgcatgatggatgtatgtacaattatagcaacggtgccagaattcattttgtgtgtaacaaatgcactttggcacagttaccctttagcagtgatgacattgatttaccaaattttaatacaaatgacccattgccatatattgatgattatgattgttttatgaaaacaggccttcactttattcatgtcaatgcaagatcacttcttcctaaattggcagagattaggattctagctaacaaaattagggcggcagttataaccatctctgaatcttggttggatgatacggtgactgacgacgaggtcaaaatagatggttacaatataaaacgcttagataggaacagaaagggtggtggagtatgtgcctacattagaaatgacttagcttacaacccaagacctgatttaaataacaataaactggagattctatggtttgaagtgctgcttcctaagaccaaacccatcttagtaggaactagttaccgccctcctacccaggaccagttcttagaagacttttccagagtcttgtccggagttgaaaacaattgcgagacaataatactgggcgacttcaatatctgttttcagcagcaaaataacgggctatgcaaaaggtataagcaaattctaggattaaatagttacactcaactaattaatactccaacccagatcacacagttctcagccaccctaattgaccacatactttgtaaccgctctgagaacattagtcagtcaggcgtcattaccacaggtcttagtgatcatttcatcatttactgcaccaggaaaataactagggataggataggcctacacaggacaataaaaatgaggtcaactagaaactacagtaaagaaacactggtaaataggctacacaattgtgactggacagagataacaagttgcacggacgtaaacgatgcctgggaaaaattcaaaacaatgttcactaccatccttgataatattgcaccagttaaagaggttaggattaaacgaagaactgaaccctggatgaatactgagatattagataatatgaaattcagagaccagctgctaaaaagatttaaagcaaacagacaggatattgcagcactaaatgaattccaaagggtgaggaacagagtacagagacttataaaaggagcaaaggcaaagcactactgctcaaaaattgaagagtataagcataaccccagaaagctctggcaacaactaaaacagttggggtatagccataagccagtagataggtctaacatagtactcactatcgataatgaggtatgccacgaaacatctaaggtggcaaattgctttaattcatactacacatctgttgcatcaacactagtaagtaaactaccagctgcatcaaatacctttaacacagactctgataagtttcaaacatactataccaataaaggggtaaccccaaacagttgtcaactagtaagtgtatctcatgactttattcaaaaagaactaagcaggttaaacccaactaagagcacaggccctgataacatcccgtctaagttcctaaaagatggtgcttctgaactgtcaatccctattgctcacataataaatctatcaatcaccactaatacagtaccggaggggttcaaggaggccagagttactcctatcttcaagaaaaatagtaggtctgatgtaagcaactataggcctgttagtatactcagtataatatctaaaattctagagagggcagtgtattctcaagtagttaagtaccttaatgacaacaacattctccatagctatcaatcgggctttagaagatcctactcaaccgacacctcccttattaatctgatggattacctgagaactgaaatgtcaaaggggaacctcataggcatggtaaccttagacctgcaaaaggccttcgatactgtcaaccacaatatattatgtaataaacttcaagctatcggtataggttctgtagactggtttaagtcctaccttagcaacaggagacaaatagtcaaaatcaacaaaacagaatcagaacccctgccgataacatgtggagttccccaaggtagtattctgggtcccttattatttttatgttatgtcaatgatatgcctatcagtgtcaagtgcaaactcctactgtatgcagatgacagtgctctgttagtgtcaggtaaagacccacaagatatttgctaa